In Polyangiaceae bacterium, the DNA window GTCGAGCCCTACCGTGTTGGGATCCGCCAAGCCCGGGATCGAGATCTGCGCCAAGCTCGGCGTGCTGCTCACGTAGCCCGCGGAGAGGTACCCCGACACGAACAGCGTCGGCTGATTGCCCCGCGCCGCGTCGTAGTACACGTTGCCCGCGACGAAGCCGCTGGAGTAGTCGAAGTGATCCGTCCCATGGTCGCCCGTCGGCAGGCGGAAGGAGCCGAGGTACTCGAGGTCGGCCTCTTGGAGCAGCTTCTGCGCGCTCGCGGAGCTCGCAAAGCCGACGACCACCACCGCCACCGCTGCCCCCAAGATCGACCCGCGCATGTCCGGATCATCCCGCCGCCGATGGCCCGAGGCAACCCGACGTTCGGGAACGCGCCGCGCGGGCGTCCGGGACGGGGCTCGCGCCGGACCAACAACAGAAGTCGTCAGAAGTAGTCGTTCGGGTCGAGGCCCTTGTACTCGCAGTAGTCCCGGAGATCCCGACGGATGAGTCGCAGCGCGATGGCCATCATGAGCACGTCGTCCAGCTGACCGATGCCCGGGATCGCGTCGGGGATGAGATCCGACGGGCTGATGAAGTAGAGCGTGGCTGCCACGCCCACCGCCAGGCTGTACCAGCGCACCTTGCGGTAGCGCCCGGCCCAATAGTCGTCGACCAGATCCAGCAGCAAGCGCACCCGGTTGGTGAGCTTCTGCATGCGGTTCGGGACGTCCCGCAGCTTGTCGAACACGACCTGCCGAGAGTCGTGGAGCTTGTCCAGCTGCTTCAGCCGAAGCTTCTTGGTGGCGCTTCGCAGCAGCGCGATGATTCGCTTCTCGTCGGAGGTCGAGCTCATCACCTCCGCTTCTTGCTCGCCCATACGTCCACCCTACCACCCCGCGTCCCAGCGCAAACGACGCGGATCAGGACAGGGGCGATTCACCCCACTCTTACTGAGGGCACGCGTCGAGACGGGCGCCCTCGCGGATCCATCGCTGGATCAGCCGGAGGCGCGCG includes these proteins:
- a CDS encoding DUF1232 domain-containing protein, translated to MGEQEAEVMSSTSDEKRIIALLRSATKKLRLKQLDKLHDSRQVVFDKLRDVPNRMQKLTNRVRLLLDLVDDYWAGRYRKVRWYSLAVGVAATLYFISPSDLIPDAIPGIGQLDDVLMMAIALRLIRRDLRDYCEYKGLDPNDYF